One Alnus glutinosa chromosome 3, dhAlnGlut1.1, whole genome shotgun sequence genomic region harbors:
- the LOC133863595 gene encoding 1-phosphatidylinositol-3-phosphate 5-kinase FAB1B isoform X1: MDAPDKTFSELVGIVKSWIPRRSEPANVSRDFWMPDQSCRVCYECDSQFTIFNRRHHCRLCGRVFCARCTENSVPAPSGDSRTAGEEWEKIRVCNYCFKQWVQGIATPDNGIQAANQDLSTSPSATSLASTKSSGTANSSSITLGSMPYSVDPYQRGQCSSGLSPRQSSLMEASTDRQGELASGRSKEIVSDVGNPNQYGFSMNSRSDDDDDEYGVYRSDSETRHFSQVNDYYGQVDFDELSNDDGSHKVHPERESNEAKSLSSSPLHHSFDSQGLEGIPLLGKKDEHDIGDECEAHSSIYAAQDVDTEPVDFENNGLLWLPPEPEDEEDEKEAGLFDDDDDGGGAAGEWSYLRTSSSFGSGESRNRDRSSEEHKKAMKNVVDGHFRALVAQLLQVENLSIGDEDDKESWLEIITSLSWEAATLLKPDMSTGGGMDPGGYVKVKCIASGQRSESVVVKGVVCKKNVAHRRMTSKIEKPRILILGGALEYQRVSNLLSSFDTLLQQEMDHIKMAVAKIDAHHPDVLLVEKSVSRYAQEYLLAKDISLVLNIKKPLLERIARCTGAQIVPSIDHLSSQNLGYCDAFHVEKFLEHHGTAGQGGKKLVKTLMYFEGCPKPLGCTILLRGANGDELKKVKHVVQYGIFAAYHLALETSFLADEGASLPEIPLNSPIAVALPDKSSSIERSISTVPGFYVFDGKSQGPQQIGEPRRSNSVPTSDLAPSINNAQTCLPNGSSTRSTETTSNLINYSAFSSCAPSGNVSPDSYLSRLSPYHTFDDKIKMGFKEPLVVETSAANDSPAVIHNHLTVNGFAFLLGQDVIAKDFHNGHIAMAANQLGSSEISSVQEYNKNHPEERGPLKEDHVPLKEEFPPAPSDHQSILVSLSSRCIWKGTVCERSHLFRIKYYGSFDKPLGRFLRDHLFDQSYHCRSCGMPSEAHVHCYTHRQGTLTISVKKVGEILLPGEREGKIWMWHRCLRCPRTNGFPPATRRVVMSDAAWGLSFGKFLELSFSNHAAASRVASCGHSLHRDCLRFYGFGKMVACFRYASIDVHSVYLPLPKLDFNYENQDWLRKETDEVVDRAELLFSEVLNALCQIEKKRSGSGSLHSGMKTPGTKRRIAELEGMLQKEKAEFEESLQKTLTKETKKGQPVIDILEINRLRRQLLFQSYMWDYRLIYLANLDKSSLQDGLSISSSEHVEKPLVSSDKLTDVNVANLPEKGFCSYDSFPVEAKLNKGPEQRGYGSDTNLSDSVHPEKDMGQDQSDPLKPEHVHRTLSDGQFPIMGNLSDTLDAAWIGENHTGVGIPKDSTSTLPDLAMAEASSTPALVEGLNLENQPEEQNGTKVAIALSPVLSTKNPDSMEDSVSWLGMPFLNFYRSFNKNFLASAQKLDTLREYNPVYISSFRQLELQGGARLLLPVGVNDTVIPVYDDEPTSIISYALVSPEYHMQLTDEVERTKDGADFVAFLPLSDSMNSQLLHSADDTASEYHRSLGSSDDSILGMSGSRSSLVLDPLSYTKALHARVSFGDDGPLGKVKYSVTCYCAKRFETLRKICCPSELDFIRSLSRCKKWGAQGGKSNVFFAKTLDERFIIKQVTKTELESFIKFAPGYFKYLSESIDSGSPTSLAKILGIYQVTSKHLKGGKESKMDVLVMENLLFGRNVTRLYDLKGSSRSRYNPDSSGSNKVLLDQNLIEAMPTSPIFVGNKAKRLLERAVWNDTSFLASIDVMDYSLLVGVDEEKHELVLGIIDFMRQYTWDKHLETWVKASGILGGPKNSSPTVISPKQYKKRFRKAMTTYFLMVPDQWSPQSIVPSKSLSDLFEENTQGGTSVG; this comes from the exons ATGGATGCCCCGGACAAGACGTTTTCTGAACTAGTCGGTATCGTGAAATCGTGGATCCCTCGGCGATCCGAGCCAGCAAATGTGTCGAGGGATTTTTGGATGCCTGATCAGAGCTGTAGGGTATGCTACGAATGTGATTCTCAGTTCACGATATTTAACCGTAGACACCATTGTCGACTTTGTGGCCGAGTTTTCTGTGCTAGGTGTACGGAAAATTCAGTTCCTGCCCCATCTGGTGACTCAAGGACTGCCGGGGAAGAGTGGGAGAAGATTCGGGTATGTAACTATTGTTTCAAGCAATGGGTGCAGGGCATAGCTACTCCTGATAATGGGATCCAGGCTGCCAACCAGGATCTCAGTACTTCGCCATCAGCAACAAGTTTGGCCAGCACTAAATCTAGTGGCACTGCAAACAGTAGTAGCATTACACTTGGCTCAATGCCATACTCAGTTGATCCTTATCAGCGAGGTCAATGCAGTTCAGGCCTCAGCCCACGTCAATCATCTTTGATGGAAGCAAGCACAGATAGGCAGGGCGAATTAGCCTCAGGAAGGAGCAAAGAAATTGTTTCAGATGTAGGGAATCCAAACCAATATGGATTCTCAATGAACAG TAGGagtgatgatgacgatgatgaGTATGGTGTATATCGGTCAGATTCTGAAACAAGGCACTTTTCTCAAGTCAATGATTATTACGGTCAAGTTGATTTTGATGAGCTGAGCAATGACGACGGATCACATAAGGTCCATCCTGAGAGAGAAAGCAATGAAGCAAAGAGTTTAAGCAGCTCTCCATTACATCACAGTTTTGATTCACAGGGTTTGGAAGGAATCCCACTGCTAGGGAAAAAAGATGAACATGATATTGGTGATGAGTGTGAAGCACATTCCTCTATATATGCTGCACAGGATGTTGACACAGAACCTGTAGATTTTGAGAACAATGGACTTCTCTGGCTGCCACCTGAGccagaagatgaagaagatgagaaggAAGCAGGTCtgtttgatgatgatgatgatggtggtGGTGCTGCTGGAGAGTGGAGCTATTTACGAACCTCAAGCAGTTTTGGGAGTGGGGAGTCTCGCAATAGGGATAGGTCAAGTGAGGAGCATAAGAAGGCTATGAAGAATGTGGTTGATGGGCATTTTAGGGCTCTGGTAGCTCAGCTACTGCAGGTTGAGAACCTTTCCATAGGTGACGAAGATGACAAAGAGAGTTGGTTGGAGATTATAACATCTCTATCCTGGGAAGCTGCTACGCTTTTAAAGCCAGATATGAGCACAGGTGGAGGGATGGACCCAGGTGGATATGTAAAAGTAAAATGCATAGCGTCTGGACAACGTAGTGAAAG TGTGGTGGTCAAAGGAGTTGTTTGTAAGAAAAATGTGGCTCACCGGCGAATGACATCAAAAATAGAGAAACCTCGCATATTGATCCTAGGGGGGGCTCTTGAGTACCAGCGGGTTTCTAACCTCTTGTCGAGTTTTGATACGCTGTTGCAGCAG GAAATGGACCATATAAAGATGGCAGTTGCAAAGATAGATGCCCACCACCCTGATGTTCTTTTGGTAGAGAAATCAGTTTCTCGATATGCACAGGAGTACCTTCTTGCAAAAGACATATCACTTGTTCTCAACATCAAGAAGCCACTTTTGGAACGTATAGCCCGTTGCACAGGTGCTCAAATAGTGCCTTCAATTGATCATCTTTCATCTCAGAACTTGGGCTACTGTGATGCATTTCATGTGGAGAAGTTTCTAGAACATCATGGTACTGCGGGACAGGGTGGCAAGAAATTGGTGAAGACACTGATGTATTTTGAAGGGTGCCCGAAACCGCTGGGTTGTACT ATTTTACTTAGAGGTGCTAATGGGGATGAGTTGAAGAAAGTGAAGCATGTGGTTCAGTATGGAATTTTTGCAGCATATCACTTGGCTTTGGAGACTTCTTTTCTTGCTGATGAAGGAGCCTCTCTGCCAGAAATCCCGTTGAATTCTCCAATAGCCGTTGCACTTCCAGATAAATCATCGAGCATTGAGAGATCCATCTCAACAGTACCTGGTTTCTATGTTTTTGATGGAAAGTCACAGGGACCTCAACAGATTGGTGAACCAAGGAGATCAAACAGTGTCCCTACCTCAGATCTGGCCCCATCAATTAACAATGCACAAACTTGTTTACCCAATGGATCTAGTACTCGATCCACTGAAACCACTTCAAATCTGATAAACTATTCAGCTTTTTCCTCCTGTGCTCCTTCAGGAAATGTTTCTCCAGATTCTTACCTCAGCAGACTTTCTCCTTATCATACCTTTGATGACAAAATTAAAATGGGTTTTAAAGAACCCCTAGTGGTGGAAACTTCTGCAGCAAATGACAGCCCAGCTGTCATACATAATCATCTCACTGTTAATGGTTTTGCGTTTTTATTGGGACAGGATGTTATAGCAAAAGATTTCCACAATGGTCACATTGCAATGGCTGCAAATCAGCTAGGCAGTTCAGAGATATCATCCGTgcaagaatataataaaaaccaTCCAGAAGAGCGAGGACCTTTGAAAGAAGATCATGTGCCTTTAAAAGAAGAGTTTCCTCCAGCACCTTCTGATCACCAGAGCATTTTGGTATCATTATCATCCCGGTGCATATGGAAGGGGACTGTTTGTGAGAGGTCCCATCTCTTTCGAATCAAATATTATGGCAGCTTTGACAAACCTCTTGGAAGGTTTTTACGGGACCATTTGTTCGATCAG AGTTACCATTGTCGTTCTTGTGGCATGCCATCAGAAGCCCATGTTCACTGCTATACTCATAGACAGGGTACCCTCACCATATCTGTTAAGAAGGTAGGAGAAATTCTCTTACCTGGTGAAAGGGAAGGAAAGATCTGGATGTGGCACAGATGCCTGCGGTGTCCAAGGACCAATGGTTTTCCTCCAGCAACTCGAAGAGTAGTGATGTCTGATGCTGCCTGGGGTTTATCTTTTGGGAAATTTTTGGAGCTCAGCTTTTCAAACCATGCGGCTGCAAGCAGGGTGGCAAGTTGTGGCCATTCTTTACATAGAGATTGTCTTCGTTTCTATGG ATTTGGGAAAATGGTTGCTTGCTTTCGATATGCATCGATTGATGTTCATTCTGTCTACCTTCCACTGCCCAAACTGGACTTCAACTATGAAAATCAGGATTGGCTACGAAAAGAAACAGATGAG GTGGTTGACCGTGCGGAGCTTCTGTTTTCTGAAGTACTTAATGCTCTTTgccaaatagaaaagaaaagatctgGTTCAGGGTCGCTTCATAGTGGCATGAAAACCCCTGGAACCAAGCGCCGAATTGCAGAACTGGAAGGAATGTTACAAAAGGAGAAGGCAGAGTTCGAG GAATCACTCCAAAAGACCTTGACCAAGGAAACCAAAAAGGGACAACCTGTTATTGACATTCTTGAGATCAATCGACTGCGGAGGCAGTTACTTTTTCAGTCTTATATGTGGGACTATCGCCTGATTTATTTGGCCAATTTAGATAAGAGTAGCCTTCAGGATGGTTTAAGCATCTCAAGTTCAGAACATGTGGAGAAACCCCTTGTTAGTAGTGATAAGCTCACGGATGTGAATGTGGCCAACCTGCCGGAGAAAGGCTTTTGTAGCTATGACTCTTTTCCTGTGGAAGCAAAGCTTAACAAAGGCCCTGAGCAGAGAGGGTATGGTAGCGACACTAACCTGTCTGATTCAGTTCATCCAGAAAAAGACATGGGTCAAGATCAATCTGACCCTTTAAAACCAGAACATGTTCATAGGACCCTCTCTGATGGGCAGTTCCCTATCATGGGAAATTTGTCAGATACCCTTGATGCTGCATGGATAGGTGAAAATCACACCGGAGTTGGAATACCAAAGGATAGTACCAGTACACTTCCTGATTTGGCCATGGCAGAAGCTTCATCCACCCCTGCATTGGTGGAGGGATTGAATTTAGAGAACCAACCAGAAGAGCAAAATGGCACTAAGGTTGCCATTGCTCTTTCACCTGTACTGTCCACCAAGAACCCTGATAGCATGGAAGACTCTGTAAGCTGGTTAGGAATGCCTTTCTTGAACTTCTACCGTTCtttcaacaagaattttttaGCTAGCGCTCAGAAGCTTGATACACTGAGAGAGTATAATCCAGTCTACATTTCATCCTTTCGGCAGTTGGAACTCCAAGGTGGGGCTAGGCTGCTTCTTCCTGTGGGTGTTAATGATACCGTCATTCCAGTATATGATGATGAACCAACAAGTATTATATCTTATGCTTTAGTGTCACCAGAATATCATATGCAACTGACTGATGAGGTTGAAAGGACAAAAGATGGGGCGGATTTTGTGGCTTTCTTACCACTTTCTGATTCAATGAATTCCCAATTGCTCCATTCTGCCGATGACACAGCCTCTGAGTATCATAGAAGTCTTGGGTCTTCAGATGATAGCATTTTAGGTATGTCTGGATCTCGTAGCTCCCTGGTTTTAGACCCACTCTCATATACAAAGGCATTGCATGCCAGAGTTTCTTTTGGAGATGATGGCCCACTTGGTAAGGTGAAATATTCTGTGACTTGTTACTGCGCAAAGCGTTTTGAAACCTTAAGGAAGATTTGTTGTCCTTCTGAGCTTGATTTCATAAGGTCTCTTAGTCGCTGTAAAAAGTGGGGTGCCCAGGGTGGCAAGAGCAATGTATTCTTTGCAAAAACCTTGGATGAAAGATTTATCATTAAACAAGTCACCAAGACAGAGTTggaatcatttataaaatttgctCCTGGATATTTCAAGTACCTATCTGAATCAATTGACTCAGGAAGTCCAACGTCCCTGGCAAAGATTCTGGGGATCTATCAG GTAACATCTAAGCATCTTAAAGGAGGGAAAGAATCAAAGATGGATGTTCTAGTGATGGAGAATCTTCTGTTTGGAAGGAATGTAACACGGCTTTATGATCTTAAAGGATCTTCTCGATCGCGGTATAATCCTGATTCGAGTGGGAGCAACAAAGTTCTGCTGGATCAGAACTTGATTGAAGCAATGCCAACTTCTCCTATTTTTGTTGGAAACAAAGCAAAGCGATTGTTGGAAAGAGCTGTTTGGAATGATACCTCGTTTCTGGCA TCAATTGATGTAATGGATTACTCACTACTGGTTGGGGTGGATGAAGAGAAGCATGAATTAGTTCTTGGGATCATTGATTTCATGAGGCAATATACATGGGACAAGCATCTCGAAACATGGGTGAAGGCTTCAGGCATCCTTGGTGGGCCAAAGAACTCTTCTCCAACTGTAATTTCCCCCAAGCAATACAAGAAAAGGTTCAGGAAAGCAATGACTACGTATTTTCTAATGGTCCCAGATCAATGGTCGCCACAATCTATTGTTCCAAGCAAATCCCTGTCTGACTTATTTGAAGAGAACACACAAGGTGGGACATCGGTTGGATGA
- the LOC133863595 gene encoding 1-phosphatidylinositol-3-phosphate 5-kinase FAB1B isoform X2, whose protein sequence is MDAPDKTFSELVGIVKSWIPRRSEPANVSRDFWMPDQSCRVCYECDSQFTIFNRRHHCRLCGRVFCARCTENSVPAPSGDSRTAGEEWEKIRVCNYCFKQWVQGIATPDNGIQAANQDLSTSPSATSLASTKSSGTANSSSITLGSMPYSVDPYQRGQCSSGLSPRQSSLMEASTDRQGELASGRSKEIVSDVGNPNQYGFSMNRSDDDDDEYGVYRSDSETRHFSQVNDYYGQVDFDELSNDDGSHKVHPERESNEAKSLSSSPLHHSFDSQGLEGIPLLGKKDEHDIGDECEAHSSIYAAQDVDTEPVDFENNGLLWLPPEPEDEEDEKEAGLFDDDDDGGGAAGEWSYLRTSSSFGSGESRNRDRSSEEHKKAMKNVVDGHFRALVAQLLQVENLSIGDEDDKESWLEIITSLSWEAATLLKPDMSTGGGMDPGGYVKVKCIASGQRSESVVVKGVVCKKNVAHRRMTSKIEKPRILILGGALEYQRVSNLLSSFDTLLQQEMDHIKMAVAKIDAHHPDVLLVEKSVSRYAQEYLLAKDISLVLNIKKPLLERIARCTGAQIVPSIDHLSSQNLGYCDAFHVEKFLEHHGTAGQGGKKLVKTLMYFEGCPKPLGCTILLRGANGDELKKVKHVVQYGIFAAYHLALETSFLADEGASLPEIPLNSPIAVALPDKSSSIERSISTVPGFYVFDGKSQGPQQIGEPRRSNSVPTSDLAPSINNAQTCLPNGSSTRSTETTSNLINYSAFSSCAPSGNVSPDSYLSRLSPYHTFDDKIKMGFKEPLVVETSAANDSPAVIHNHLTVNGFAFLLGQDVIAKDFHNGHIAMAANQLGSSEISSVQEYNKNHPEERGPLKEDHVPLKEEFPPAPSDHQSILVSLSSRCIWKGTVCERSHLFRIKYYGSFDKPLGRFLRDHLFDQSYHCRSCGMPSEAHVHCYTHRQGTLTISVKKVGEILLPGEREGKIWMWHRCLRCPRTNGFPPATRRVVMSDAAWGLSFGKFLELSFSNHAAASRVASCGHSLHRDCLRFYGFGKMVACFRYASIDVHSVYLPLPKLDFNYENQDWLRKETDEVVDRAELLFSEVLNALCQIEKKRSGSGSLHSGMKTPGTKRRIAELEGMLQKEKAEFEESLQKTLTKETKKGQPVIDILEINRLRRQLLFQSYMWDYRLIYLANLDKSSLQDGLSISSSEHVEKPLVSSDKLTDVNVANLPEKGFCSYDSFPVEAKLNKGPEQRGYGSDTNLSDSVHPEKDMGQDQSDPLKPEHVHRTLSDGQFPIMGNLSDTLDAAWIGENHTGVGIPKDSTSTLPDLAMAEASSTPALVEGLNLENQPEEQNGTKVAIALSPVLSTKNPDSMEDSVSWLGMPFLNFYRSFNKNFLASAQKLDTLREYNPVYISSFRQLELQGGARLLLPVGVNDTVIPVYDDEPTSIISYALVSPEYHMQLTDEVERTKDGADFVAFLPLSDSMNSQLLHSADDTASEYHRSLGSSDDSILGMSGSRSSLVLDPLSYTKALHARVSFGDDGPLGKVKYSVTCYCAKRFETLRKICCPSELDFIRSLSRCKKWGAQGGKSNVFFAKTLDERFIIKQVTKTELESFIKFAPGYFKYLSESIDSGSPTSLAKILGIYQVTSKHLKGGKESKMDVLVMENLLFGRNVTRLYDLKGSSRSRYNPDSSGSNKVLLDQNLIEAMPTSPIFVGNKAKRLLERAVWNDTSFLASIDVMDYSLLVGVDEEKHELVLGIIDFMRQYTWDKHLETWVKASGILGGPKNSSPTVISPKQYKKRFRKAMTTYFLMVPDQWSPQSIVPSKSLSDLFEENTQGGTSVG, encoded by the exons ATGGATGCCCCGGACAAGACGTTTTCTGAACTAGTCGGTATCGTGAAATCGTGGATCCCTCGGCGATCCGAGCCAGCAAATGTGTCGAGGGATTTTTGGATGCCTGATCAGAGCTGTAGGGTATGCTACGAATGTGATTCTCAGTTCACGATATTTAACCGTAGACACCATTGTCGACTTTGTGGCCGAGTTTTCTGTGCTAGGTGTACGGAAAATTCAGTTCCTGCCCCATCTGGTGACTCAAGGACTGCCGGGGAAGAGTGGGAGAAGATTCGGGTATGTAACTATTGTTTCAAGCAATGGGTGCAGGGCATAGCTACTCCTGATAATGGGATCCAGGCTGCCAACCAGGATCTCAGTACTTCGCCATCAGCAACAAGTTTGGCCAGCACTAAATCTAGTGGCACTGCAAACAGTAGTAGCATTACACTTGGCTCAATGCCATACTCAGTTGATCCTTATCAGCGAGGTCAATGCAGTTCAGGCCTCAGCCCACGTCAATCATCTTTGATGGAAGCAAGCACAGATAGGCAGGGCGAATTAGCCTCAGGAAGGAGCAAAGAAATTGTTTCAGATGTAGGGAATCCAAACCAATATGGATTCTCAATGAACAG GagtgatgatgacgatgatgaGTATGGTGTATATCGGTCAGATTCTGAAACAAGGCACTTTTCTCAAGTCAATGATTATTACGGTCAAGTTGATTTTGATGAGCTGAGCAATGACGACGGATCACATAAGGTCCATCCTGAGAGAGAAAGCAATGAAGCAAAGAGTTTAAGCAGCTCTCCATTACATCACAGTTTTGATTCACAGGGTTTGGAAGGAATCCCACTGCTAGGGAAAAAAGATGAACATGATATTGGTGATGAGTGTGAAGCACATTCCTCTATATATGCTGCACAGGATGTTGACACAGAACCTGTAGATTTTGAGAACAATGGACTTCTCTGGCTGCCACCTGAGccagaagatgaagaagatgagaaggAAGCAGGTCtgtttgatgatgatgatgatggtggtGGTGCTGCTGGAGAGTGGAGCTATTTACGAACCTCAAGCAGTTTTGGGAGTGGGGAGTCTCGCAATAGGGATAGGTCAAGTGAGGAGCATAAGAAGGCTATGAAGAATGTGGTTGATGGGCATTTTAGGGCTCTGGTAGCTCAGCTACTGCAGGTTGAGAACCTTTCCATAGGTGACGAAGATGACAAAGAGAGTTGGTTGGAGATTATAACATCTCTATCCTGGGAAGCTGCTACGCTTTTAAAGCCAGATATGAGCACAGGTGGAGGGATGGACCCAGGTGGATATGTAAAAGTAAAATGCATAGCGTCTGGACAACGTAGTGAAAG TGTGGTGGTCAAAGGAGTTGTTTGTAAGAAAAATGTGGCTCACCGGCGAATGACATCAAAAATAGAGAAACCTCGCATATTGATCCTAGGGGGGGCTCTTGAGTACCAGCGGGTTTCTAACCTCTTGTCGAGTTTTGATACGCTGTTGCAGCAG GAAATGGACCATATAAAGATGGCAGTTGCAAAGATAGATGCCCACCACCCTGATGTTCTTTTGGTAGAGAAATCAGTTTCTCGATATGCACAGGAGTACCTTCTTGCAAAAGACATATCACTTGTTCTCAACATCAAGAAGCCACTTTTGGAACGTATAGCCCGTTGCACAGGTGCTCAAATAGTGCCTTCAATTGATCATCTTTCATCTCAGAACTTGGGCTACTGTGATGCATTTCATGTGGAGAAGTTTCTAGAACATCATGGTACTGCGGGACAGGGTGGCAAGAAATTGGTGAAGACACTGATGTATTTTGAAGGGTGCCCGAAACCGCTGGGTTGTACT ATTTTACTTAGAGGTGCTAATGGGGATGAGTTGAAGAAAGTGAAGCATGTGGTTCAGTATGGAATTTTTGCAGCATATCACTTGGCTTTGGAGACTTCTTTTCTTGCTGATGAAGGAGCCTCTCTGCCAGAAATCCCGTTGAATTCTCCAATAGCCGTTGCACTTCCAGATAAATCATCGAGCATTGAGAGATCCATCTCAACAGTACCTGGTTTCTATGTTTTTGATGGAAAGTCACAGGGACCTCAACAGATTGGTGAACCAAGGAGATCAAACAGTGTCCCTACCTCAGATCTGGCCCCATCAATTAACAATGCACAAACTTGTTTACCCAATGGATCTAGTACTCGATCCACTGAAACCACTTCAAATCTGATAAACTATTCAGCTTTTTCCTCCTGTGCTCCTTCAGGAAATGTTTCTCCAGATTCTTACCTCAGCAGACTTTCTCCTTATCATACCTTTGATGACAAAATTAAAATGGGTTTTAAAGAACCCCTAGTGGTGGAAACTTCTGCAGCAAATGACAGCCCAGCTGTCATACATAATCATCTCACTGTTAATGGTTTTGCGTTTTTATTGGGACAGGATGTTATAGCAAAAGATTTCCACAATGGTCACATTGCAATGGCTGCAAATCAGCTAGGCAGTTCAGAGATATCATCCGTgcaagaatataataaaaaccaTCCAGAAGAGCGAGGACCTTTGAAAGAAGATCATGTGCCTTTAAAAGAAGAGTTTCCTCCAGCACCTTCTGATCACCAGAGCATTTTGGTATCATTATCATCCCGGTGCATATGGAAGGGGACTGTTTGTGAGAGGTCCCATCTCTTTCGAATCAAATATTATGGCAGCTTTGACAAACCTCTTGGAAGGTTTTTACGGGACCATTTGTTCGATCAG AGTTACCATTGTCGTTCTTGTGGCATGCCATCAGAAGCCCATGTTCACTGCTATACTCATAGACAGGGTACCCTCACCATATCTGTTAAGAAGGTAGGAGAAATTCTCTTACCTGGTGAAAGGGAAGGAAAGATCTGGATGTGGCACAGATGCCTGCGGTGTCCAAGGACCAATGGTTTTCCTCCAGCAACTCGAAGAGTAGTGATGTCTGATGCTGCCTGGGGTTTATCTTTTGGGAAATTTTTGGAGCTCAGCTTTTCAAACCATGCGGCTGCAAGCAGGGTGGCAAGTTGTGGCCATTCTTTACATAGAGATTGTCTTCGTTTCTATGG ATTTGGGAAAATGGTTGCTTGCTTTCGATATGCATCGATTGATGTTCATTCTGTCTACCTTCCACTGCCCAAACTGGACTTCAACTATGAAAATCAGGATTGGCTACGAAAAGAAACAGATGAG GTGGTTGACCGTGCGGAGCTTCTGTTTTCTGAAGTACTTAATGCTCTTTgccaaatagaaaagaaaagatctgGTTCAGGGTCGCTTCATAGTGGCATGAAAACCCCTGGAACCAAGCGCCGAATTGCAGAACTGGAAGGAATGTTACAAAAGGAGAAGGCAGAGTTCGAG GAATCACTCCAAAAGACCTTGACCAAGGAAACCAAAAAGGGACAACCTGTTATTGACATTCTTGAGATCAATCGACTGCGGAGGCAGTTACTTTTTCAGTCTTATATGTGGGACTATCGCCTGATTTATTTGGCCAATTTAGATAAGAGTAGCCTTCAGGATGGTTTAAGCATCTCAAGTTCAGAACATGTGGAGAAACCCCTTGTTAGTAGTGATAAGCTCACGGATGTGAATGTGGCCAACCTGCCGGAGAAAGGCTTTTGTAGCTATGACTCTTTTCCTGTGGAAGCAAAGCTTAACAAAGGCCCTGAGCAGAGAGGGTATGGTAGCGACACTAACCTGTCTGATTCAGTTCATCCAGAAAAAGACATGGGTCAAGATCAATCTGACCCTTTAAAACCAGAACATGTTCATAGGACCCTCTCTGATGGGCAGTTCCCTATCATGGGAAATTTGTCAGATACCCTTGATGCTGCATGGATAGGTGAAAATCACACCGGAGTTGGAATACCAAAGGATAGTACCAGTACACTTCCTGATTTGGCCATGGCAGAAGCTTCATCCACCCCTGCATTGGTGGAGGGATTGAATTTAGAGAACCAACCAGAAGAGCAAAATGGCACTAAGGTTGCCATTGCTCTTTCACCTGTACTGTCCACCAAGAACCCTGATAGCATGGAAGACTCTGTAAGCTGGTTAGGAATGCCTTTCTTGAACTTCTACCGTTCtttcaacaagaattttttaGCTAGCGCTCAGAAGCTTGATACACTGAGAGAGTATAATCCAGTCTACATTTCATCCTTTCGGCAGTTGGAACTCCAAGGTGGGGCTAGGCTGCTTCTTCCTGTGGGTGTTAATGATACCGTCATTCCAGTATATGATGATGAACCAACAAGTATTATATCTTATGCTTTAGTGTCACCAGAATATCATATGCAACTGACTGATGAGGTTGAAAGGACAAAAGATGGGGCGGATTTTGTGGCTTTCTTACCACTTTCTGATTCAATGAATTCCCAATTGCTCCATTCTGCCGATGACACAGCCTCTGAGTATCATAGAAGTCTTGGGTCTTCAGATGATAGCATTTTAGGTATGTCTGGATCTCGTAGCTCCCTGGTTTTAGACCCACTCTCATATACAAAGGCATTGCATGCCAGAGTTTCTTTTGGAGATGATGGCCCACTTGGTAAGGTGAAATATTCTGTGACTTGTTACTGCGCAAAGCGTTTTGAAACCTTAAGGAAGATTTGTTGTCCTTCTGAGCTTGATTTCATAAGGTCTCTTAGTCGCTGTAAAAAGTGGGGTGCCCAGGGTGGCAAGAGCAATGTATTCTTTGCAAAAACCTTGGATGAAAGATTTATCATTAAACAAGTCACCAAGACAGAGTTggaatcatttataaaatttgctCCTGGATATTTCAAGTACCTATCTGAATCAATTGACTCAGGAAGTCCAACGTCCCTGGCAAAGATTCTGGGGATCTATCAG GTAACATCTAAGCATCTTAAAGGAGGGAAAGAATCAAAGATGGATGTTCTAGTGATGGAGAATCTTCTGTTTGGAAGGAATGTAACACGGCTTTATGATCTTAAAGGATCTTCTCGATCGCGGTATAATCCTGATTCGAGTGGGAGCAACAAAGTTCTGCTGGATCAGAACTTGATTGAAGCAATGCCAACTTCTCCTATTTTTGTTGGAAACAAAGCAAAGCGATTGTTGGAAAGAGCTGTTTGGAATGATACCTCGTTTCTGGCA TCAATTGATGTAATGGATTACTCACTACTGGTTGGGGTGGATGAAGAGAAGCATGAATTAGTTCTTGGGATCATTGATTTCATGAGGCAATATACATGGGACAAGCATCTCGAAACATGGGTGAAGGCTTCAGGCATCCTTGGTGGGCCAAAGAACTCTTCTCCAACTGTAATTTCCCCCAAGCAATACAAGAAAAGGTTCAGGAAAGCAATGACTACGTATTTTCTAATGGTCCCAGATCAATGGTCGCCACAATCTATTGTTCCAAGCAAATCCCTGTCTGACTTATTTGAAGAGAACACACAAGGTGGGACATCGGTTGGATGA